A single region of the Camelus ferus isolate YT-003-E chromosome 2, BCGSAC_Cfer_1.0, whole genome shotgun sequence genome encodes:
- the LOC116667987 gene encoding atherin-like: protein MQNFFSWSLGTEAGQDSESPRVLLPRENTRFLRTVEESAVFITGTKRGVQHKPQCASSRVQEIVFYFVEIKLNFTPTLHPLGLREITQGAVGAWGLVLSSGWGSWSTTRLHLQGQGTWTAQDSRCPGLWYFPEPQATTNGQHWPLEPALPSTPSAAAATDVLPEPLPPPGSVPRQPWTSQPAWALPLGLTPPAPRPWRTSVGAGRLAGGLTPPHKVVCGTQAPCAPPRLAQRREGPEDTGRAREGQDGAGGHALQLKDSPPPAARSPSCLGVAGLEVAGLRPRDPLGANRSGPIRHALIGSGQAGAGPPRRGPARRRRRRRRRRRRRAGSCRGAPPSSGPRSCRPTLARHRHSPRAPERTNTAAPDMQEEAQAPGQTDRGHPWSTPSAAAGHPTRWERDAEFLRDSAFPHPSWHDGPASPHYGCAPEYGPPPTPTDAGVEEGLAPSLAPASVLLGGR, encoded by the exons ATGCAGAACTTCTTCAGTTGGTCGTTGGGCACAGAGGCCGGACAGGACTCTGAGAGCCCACGCGTCCTGCTGCCCAGAGAGAACACACGGTTCCTGCGCACAGTagaggaaagtgcagtgtttatcaCAGGCACCAAGCGCGGAGTGCAG CATAAACCTCAATGTGCTTCCTCGAGGGTGCAAGAAATCgtgttttattttgtagaaatcaAACTAAATTTCACTCCCACGCTGCATCCTCTGGGGCTGAGAGAAATCACTCAGGGCGCCgttggggcctgggggctggtgcTTAGCTCTGGGTGGGGTTCCTGGAGCACCACCAGGCTCCACCTGCAAGGACAAGGGACGTGGACAGCACAGGACTCTAGGTGCCCGGGACTCTGGTACTTCCCTGAGCCTCAAGCTACCACTAACGGCCAGCACTGGCCACTGGAGCCTGCTCTACCCTCTACACCCTCCGCAGCTGCAGCTACTGACGTCCTGCCGGAACCCCTCCCGCCCCCAGGCTCTGTCCCTAGACAGCCATGGACCTCTCAGCCCGCTTGGGCCCTCCCCCTGGGCCTCACACCCCCAGCGCCACGACCTTGGAGGACTAGTGTGGGGGCTGGGCGGTTGGCGGGAGGGTTGACCCCACCCCACAAGGTCGTCTGTGGGACGCAGGCGCCCTGCGCTCCGCCTCGACTGGCCCAGCGCAGGGAGGGCCCGGAGGACACGGGGAGGGCGCGGGAGGGCCAGGACGGTGCGGGAGGACACGCGCTCCAGCTCAAGGACAGCCCTCCACCCGCCGCGCGCAGCCCCTCCTGCCTCGGCGTCGCGGGGCTCGAAGTAGCCGGGCTCCGGCCACGTGACCCCCTCGGAGCCAATCGCAGCGGTCCGATCCGGCACGCGCTAATTGGCTCAggccaggcgggggcggggccgcctCGCCGGGGTcccgcgcggcggcggcggcggcggcggcggcggcggcggcggcgggctggGTCCTGCCGTGGGGCGCCTCCATCCTCGGGGCCGCGCAGCTGTCGGCCGACACTGGCCAGGCATCGCCACAGCCCGAGGGCACCCG AGAGAACAAACACAGCGGCCCCCGACATGCAGGAGGAGGCGCAGGCGCCAGGACAGACGGACAGAGGACACCCATGGTCTACACCAAGCGCGGCTGCTGGGCACCCCACACGCTGGGAACGGGATGCAGAGTTTCTACGAGACAGCGCTTT cccccaccccagctggcaCGACGGCCCAGCCTCCCCCCACTATGGCTGTGCTCCTGAGTATGGGCCCCCGCCCACGCCCACCGAcgcaggggtggaggaggggctggccccTTCGCTGGCCCCAGCCTCAGTGCTGCTAGGTGGGCGGtga